Sequence from the [Clostridium] scindens genome:
ACGGATGTCGTATTCCCAAATAAACGAATCAGCCGAAGCGCCTGTTCATTGATCGCTTCCATGGAACGAAGAAGCGGCGTCTTCTGGTCTAAGGCTTCTCCTGTATAGGAACAGAATGCTGTAGGAATGCAAAGCGTGGCTCCGGCAGCATCGTGCCTTACAAATGCAGGCGACGTACAATCCCATGCCGTATAGCCTCTTGCCTCGAACGTGGCGCGAAGTCCCCCTGACGGGAAAGAAGATGCGTCCGGCTCGCCTTTGATCAGTTCTTTTCCTGAAAAACTCATCAGGACTTTTCCGCTATCCAGAGGCGCGGAGATGAATGAGTCGTGCTTTTCTGCTGTTACGCCAGTCAGCGGCTGGAACCAGTGAGTGTAATGAGTAGCTCCTTTTTCAATTGCCCATTCCTTCATCTCATGCGCAATTACATCTGCTGTCGCAAGGTCTAATTCCTTGCCTTCTTCAATCGTCCTTTTCAGATCCTTATAGACTTTCTTGGGAAGTCGTTCCTGCATGACCGTATCATTAAAAACATCTTCTCCAAAAATGTCAGCTACATTTAATGCTTCACTCATATCTTTGCGTTTCCTTTCTTATCTGTCTTAGTATGAATTAATATCCGTCCCTCCGGAAATTCCAGTCCGGAGGATAATTAGAAAAAGGCACTCCAACTTCTGGTTGGAACGCCTTTGTTCTCTTTACGCCTGTTAGTATACCTCAATCAGTCGAAAAAGGCAAGTAAAAATTTCATTCTTCAGCAATTATAAAAATTTCAACCTTTTTTTCGACAAAAATTCAATATCGTTATTTTGCACAAAACAGGTGCGTGTTCTTTGTAGAATTTGTTTCTTTTCTATTTCCTATCATATCCTCTTTCTTTTGTGATAGCATTCTAATAAGGCCGCCAGGTTCATGCCGGCCGTCTGAGATTCTGTAGCTGAAATATATTAGCTAATTCTCTGCAATTCCTCCTCAAACATTTCCGCTGCAGATTTATACCCATGGATACGCCGTGGGTATTGATTTATCCAGTTTTCAACCTCCTGGATGTCCTCAGCCGTTCGATCATCAAAATTCGTTCCTTTAGGGACTTTTCTCCGCACCATTTTGTTTGTGACTTCGTTTGTCCCTCTTTCCCAGCTGCTATATGGATGACAGTAATACATCTTTGTTCTCTTTCCTGCTCCTATTGCGGATCTCTCCAGTTCTTCACAATAGGCAAATTCTGTCCCATTGTCTACAGTTATGCTTTTGAATACCGTTTTGAATAATTCTCCCCAGCGTTTTTCCAACCGGTCCACTGCTGCCACCACTTCCTCAGCACTATGGTTATTCAATTTGAATATGATTTCCGCTCTTGTTTTTCTTTCTGTAAGTGTTAATAATGTATTTTTAGATTTTCCTCGGCACCCCAGAACGCTATCCATTTCCCAGTGGCCAAACTCCTCTCTGCTGTTTATGATCTCCGGTCTATTTTCTATGCTTTCGCCCGCCTCTGCTCTCTTTTGCTTCTTTACCTTATTATATTTTCTTTTCCTATTCTTTTTTACAGGCAGATTTTTATTGGTTACTCTCAGAAAAATTCCTTTATCTATATAACTGTATACAGTGGTTGTGCATATTTTGGTCTGGAACTCGCTCCATCGGCCTGATGCTGTCAATTCTCCTATGATTGCATCCGGACTGTAATCCTCATTTATTATTTTATTCTCAATATAATTGGCTAGCTTGATATCATTTCCTATTTTCAGCTGTGTTCCCCTTACTTTCAGGTTTTCATCACATTTTCGTTGTGCCAGATCTGAACTATATCGCATTTCGGTGGTATAGTCGCTGTTTAAGTGTTCATATCGGCCTCGTTTAAGTTCATTGTAGATTGTACTGCGGTGTACGTGCAAAATCTCAGCAATTTCCGCAACTTTATGGCCAGCATTATATAAAGCCTCCAGTCTGATTCTATCGCTGTGTTTTAATTGTCTACTTCCTTTTTGATTTGCCATACTCCTGCCTCTTTCGTAAAACAACCCGCAGGCATCGGTGTCCTGCGGGTTGTTATGTGCTTCTTATCATTTGCCTTGTATTATTTTATCTACTATCAGCTTTTCAATGTAATGCGGACAGCTCCGCACTCCAGTCTCCCAGTTCGACAGTGTTCTATATGGTATTTCTAACCACTCTGACACCTCACGCCTACTCATTCCCTTTTGTTTGCGTGCTTCTTCAATCGTCATTTTGTCTGCTTCCTTACGCTCCATATCCATTTTCTCTCATTTCATTTATAATTGTTTCATCATATCCTTTTCCGTAGTATCTAAAAATAACACTTTCATCTTCAAAGAAAACCCAGTCACAATTAGTATCATTGATAATTCTTGCAACCGCTTCTTTTTTTGAAGAACCCGGCAAGAATTTTGCAATATATTCGACAGCTTCGCACATTGATTTGAAATTAAAGACCTCTCCGCCCTCTTCCTCTTTGCAGATTGCAATATAATCGTTTTTTGTATATCCCTTTACTGCTTTCATTCTATTACACCTCTTGCCTTTTATTTTTTTCCTGCTATAATCTAATTAAGCACTTGGGGCGGTTAGCAGGATTGTTTAGGTATCCGCCCCTCGTGTGTTCCCTTTATTCTATTTTACTTTCTTACCTCTTCAAGGATTTTTTCAATATGTTCTACTGTATGTGTTTCTCCGTTTGTTCTCGCTACTTCTCTTATTGATACTAACATTGCTATCAGATCTGCTTTACTCATTTCGTTCTCCATGTTTAACTCCTTTCCTGCTGTTCCCTTGCTACAATTATATAATACACCCATTGAGTGCATTTGTCAATCGTTTTCTACTCATTGGGTGTATTTTTTACAAGAAAAAAACACCGTAACATACTGTTACAGTGTCCCACTTTCATCAGTCAGCCATTCCATGCTCACGCCCAGTGCTTTAGAAAATATTTTCAATTCATAATCTGTTACGATTCTTGTGCCTCTTTCTATGCGACTTATTGAATCTCGTTCTATCGCAACTCCGGCCACCTGCATACGCGCCGCTAAATCACTTTGTGTAATTCTGTTTTTTGCTCTCGCCAACCTTATGCGTTCCCCGCACAAGTTATCTTTTCCCTTGTATGCGTATATCTTCATCCGGTACGCCCCTATCATGTGTTAATAATCAGAATTTTTCTTGACTTTACCACATTTCAAAAGCATAATTGTGTTAAAGGTCAGCATGACTATAATTTTCACATTTATCTAGGAGGATGCACTATGGATTTATTCACAAAAGCTGATAAGCAAAAAGAGTTCCCTGATAGTAATACCGTTCTTATACATTTGAAAAGCAACGGAAAATTCAATGTAACTATTCACGATAACTTTCTTACGGTAGAGCCGCGTGGTTTCACTAATGCTGTTAATAAGGGACTGATCGGGCAAAAGACCTATGATCTCAATAATGTTTCCGGTGTACAATACAAAAAACCCGGATTTACCACTGGATATTTGCAGATTGTTCTCATCGGCGGCAGAGATGCACGAAACGGCGTCTCCGGAGCTGTAAAAGATGAAAATTCCATCACTTTCTCTAAAAAAGAGGATCATCTGATTCTTGAAATAAAAGAATATATTGAAAATTATATCCATGAACGCTCCGCTGGTTCCGCTACAGCCTCTAATCTTGATGAAATACGAAAGCTTAAAGAGTTGCTTGATATTGGAGCAATCACAGATGAGGAATTTGAAGCCAAAAAGGCTCAGTTGCTTAGCATTTAAAGAAATCACAAAAAGCCCCGGCATTTTGCCGGGGCCTTTCTGTTTGTCACATGTCTGATATTATTTCACATATACATTTCCATCATAGTATGCCGCGATCCATCCAGACGGTACCAGAATCCATATATCACTGCCTACATTCTTGATAGCCTGGCACGTTACCTGAGTACCTGCATCCAGGCATCCATCATGATCTTTATCATGTCTCCGTCCGTCCAGTGTCAGCTGGCTGTAGCTCTTGGTTGGGCAACCTGTTCCTGCTCCTGTTCTCACTTTCAGTTCAACCTGCAGAGCGTACACTGTTCCCACTTTGTATGTCGGCGCCTTGTTGGAGCTGTTTCCGGAATTTGATCCAGCCTGTCTGATATACGATGAATCTACAAAACCATAAATCTTTTTAGCAAGCAGGATATAATACCAATCATGGCCGCTGTTGTCCTTGATCGTATCGCAAATATCCACCAGGTTTCCTGCTCCCAGTACCGGCCAGGACTTGATGCTTGTGGAGCTGCCTGCCCAGGTCTTAACCGGAACATTGTCCTGTGTGATTTCTCCCACCCACTTCGGAGTCTTATTGATTTCTCCGGATGCTGATCCGTTGGAAGTTGTTCCGGAGTTCGTTCCAGAATTAGAACTGTTTCCTTTACCGGTTGCTTTGGATGCATAGTCAGGTATTCCGTATCCACGGATATATCTGCCGTTAATTGTGATCTTTCTTGTTCCGACCAATCCGCCGCCCATGTTGCACTCTCCTATTAGAATCTCTCTGGTGTTCTTATTGACCTCCAGAACAATTCCAACATGATCCGGCCAGCTTGTACAATCCGTTGTTGCATAATTCGTTCCATCTTTCCAATAATAGAACACGAAATCTCCAGTATCTGGGATATATGCATCATTTTCAACCCACCGGCCCATTTTCTGGAACAGCTGAATCATATATCCACAGCTGCACTCTCTTGGAATAATGTCCGTGAGTCCGGCCTTGATTCCCGCTGCGGATGCTCCTGTTGCACAGTAGTCATCTGTTGGTTGTACTTTGTACCCTCTGGCCAATGGCAGGCAGCTATTGTATAAGTTGATAATGACCATGTGTGATCTATCTGACCGTTTCAGTCCGATCCATCCTCTCATGTTGTTTGCTACCATCTGTCTCAATTCATTCTCTGTCATTCCTGCGCTCTCCTTTTCTTCTCCTACATACTGCTTGATCCATTTCACACAGCACTGATGTCTGGACTGATACATCTTGTCTCCAACCTGGTTGTTGTTTGATGTATCCTGCTGATCCAGGATCAATGATGCATAGACGCTATCCGGCGTGTACGGTTTGGCCGCACGTCCGAAAATTCTTTTTGTCGGTTTCGGGCCTCCCAGATGTTCAATCTCGCACCACATCATCTGAGCTGGCACAGTATTGACTCCGTATGCCACGGCCTGTTTGATGTATGTCTCCATCAGCTGCTCAAACAGCTCATCTTGGCATTTCTTTCCGCTCGGTGTCGTGATGATTGCGATCAGCGCCGCTTTCTCTGTTGCAGATGGATTCCAGCCGATCGCCTCCCAGTCCTGGCTCAGTCTGGACTCAATTCCTGCAGTGTCAGCTCCGCGAAATGCTCCCGGATCCTCTTTCAGAATCATCTGACAGAGTTTTCTGGCCTCATTGCCATAATTCTGTGCCCAGCCCAACGTGCAGGTTTTTTCATTCGCTGAGTTTGCTCTCTTTCCGGCGTATGCTTCGTATCTACGTTGTCCATATTCCTGACCGCCAGACTCCACTCCTCCGATAATGTTCGTCAATATTTCAAGTTGCTTTTTGTCCATGATCTTCCTCCAATCAAAGAAAAAGGGACGGTTTCCCGTCCCCTATTCCTGTTATTTCTCTGTCTCATCTTCGATGCACGCTGCATCTGTCAGACCCTCTCCGATGATGTACGCCACCACGGATGCTCCGGCCATAATCAGTGCTGTGACCTGTGTTGCTGTGTTCTCAGCTCCACCAGTGGCCACAATCATCATGCTCACGAATGATGCAACTGCAGTCCATAACTTTCTACTTGTCAGTTTTCTTACCCAGTTAATTTTCTTCATTTCCATGTTCCTCCTCTGATTTCTTTGTTAAAATCTCTATTGCCTTTGTTATCTGTGGCGGCATCGGAATCCCCATCAGACCCGCATTCTCCACGATGCTGATAGCCTCGTTGGAAATAAATCCGATAATCACGGCGTCACGTATGTAGTTCACATGAATCAGCATATCGAACCGGTACGCCATCAGCACGATCAGTAAAATCACGGCTTTTCTGCAGAGTCCTTTGAATCCCGCCTTGCTTTCCAGTGCTCCGTTTTTCGTCTTTGTAGACTTGTGGAACACTCCGGCCACAATCAAGCCAGTCAGGTAGTCTATGCCGATCAGAATCATCAGCGTCTGCAATCCTGTATCCCAACCACCCAAAAGTGCTGCTATGAATCCGCCGACCATTCCAACCGTGGTGCATAACTGCTCTTTCATCATCTTTCTACACCTCCCCTCTGCCCTCATACATCATCCACATCGTCCACATCAGCGTATGGCCTGCAGTAGTATTCCGTTATATCCAGCTCGTCCTCAATCTGTTCCAGCGTCTTGCTGCTCTGTCCTCTGATATACAACCGCAAGTCCGTGATGTGCGACCATAGCCTTGATATAATTCTCAGCTTAGTCATCATTCCTCTGTGATCTCTCCCATTCCGGATCTAACCAGAATATCTTTCACTTTTGTCTTTAAGAGACGCGGAACTCTTTCATACATTTTCTTTGCGTCCTCTACTGTCTCCTGGTTCATAATTTCCTGTGCCCATAACATTGCCATCATTGCAATACCATCCTTTCCTGTACATAATAAAAATAAATTGATTAGTAACTTACGCATAAACCGCCTCCGACATTTCCAGCAGGCATGATTTCAGCATCCTGATTGTTTCCTCCTGCTCCTGAACCTTTTGTTCCAGTGTCTTTTCTTTCTGTGGCTCATATTCCAGATATTTCTCCGGATTCTTCTCCACGGCTTCACGGTTTACGTTTTCCGCTTTTTCCCGGAACTGGTGGAAATCATATTCCCAGAACGTATCTGTCACAGTGATATACTGTTCTTTTTCTACCATCTGCTGATTTTCTTCTGTAACTTCCTGCCCATTGAGGCAGATTGTCACGTCCACCATTCCGTTATCAAGCGGCTGCCAGCTGACCGCCGGCTGTTCTGTTGTGAATCTTGCTTTCAATGCTTACCCTCCTTTTCGCGTATTTCATCAGTTGCTCTATTCCATACTTCTTTTTGAAGTGAACGGAATCTGAATTTTTGAACCACCCATAATATGAAATGCAGCGGTACGCCAGATCTAGTGCTATCTCCATACGCCGTTGCACCTGTTTTCTCAATCTCAGATATGCCCGTCTTGCCCGGAGGAATATGCTCCGGCGGACTTCTGTGCGGTCCCTATAAATTTTGTAGCCCATCATATCAATGCAATCTCCGTGATGCTTTCCATCTTTTCCGATATAGTCAACCTGGAACAGTTTCCAGTTCGGTTTTATCTCCAGGCCCAGCTCCTCTCTGAAAAATCGGATCAGCATGAGCATGGCCTTTTTGACGTCTACCTTTCGTGGTCCCAGGATCAGGATATCGTCCATATAAAAGATTATTTTATAGAACAGTCTTGTCCGTTTCTCCTGGCCACGTCTTTTCTGCACCTTAAAGAGCTTTTGCTGTGCATAGTGGTAGGCAAAACTGAGGTAGTAATTGCATAGCCACTGGCTCAAATATGAACCGATGGATAGCCCCTGCTTGTACGATGCAATCAATGTCTCCACTAAATAAAGCAGGTCATCATTTTTGACCTGCTTTCTCAGAAATCTCATGAGCTTTCTTGTGTTAATAGATGGATAACAGTGCCGCACATCTGCCTTGGCTCCTGCCCTCGTTTTGTCCGGATTCTTCCGAATCCATCTCTCTATTGCATTCTTTCCGTATACCTGGCCACGGCCCGGCACACTGGCGCATTGATATTTTCCTATCTTTCTTTCAAATAATTCTTTCAGAGCATTGACAGCTACATAATTGTATATCTGCTGTTTTATGCTCTCCACGCCTATCTCCCTGAGCTTTCCGGAGTTTCCGTCATACCTCATGGAGTAGTGTATTTCCGGGAAATGAACATCACGCTCCTTGATTTCCCTTGCCAGATCTTCCGCTGCTCTTTCCAGCAACGGGTCCGCATTGCTCCTTTTCTCCTGGATCAGTCTGCTCACAGCCCTGACGGACAGTGGTTGACCGGTTTGGTATCCGGCCAGGAACCCTGCCACATCACGCCGTTTCCATTTATCTGAAAAACATTCCAGCATACAGGCCATGATCCAGTCTTTATCCAGTCGTATATTTTTACAGTATCGTTTCAACTGTGAGTCCTCGTTTCTTGATACAGGAGTTTCCGGTTTTCTACTCACTCCGCGTCATGGCCTACTGCACCATGCGCCCGTCCAGTCAGGCTCCTTGGCTCCCAGCTGGGCGGTGTGGCTTCAATCGTATTTTGGGGATATGCCCCACGCACCTGCTTTCCGGTGGCTCCGTTCCTACAGAGCGAAATGTAACGCTGAAATTCAAATAAATTTCAAGAAAATCCAGAGACGATATTCCAGTTCGTGTTCGACCAGCCATTGTTCGCATTCAGAATCCAGAGGCCAGCATTCGCGCCATTGTTCAAATTGCCCAGCGCAAGCCACAGAGGAAACCGCCCGTTTAGCGTTACAAGTCCGTTATTTATTTATAAGGGGAAAGCCCCTCTGTCAGGCCGTTGCCTGCCATTCACCCCTGGTGCCGTTTGGAGAAACGCCAGAGACGATAATCCAGTTCGAGTCCGACCAGCCATAGCTCGCAAGCAGAATCCAGAGGCCAGCAGACGCGCCACGGCTCAAATTGCCCAGCGCAAGCCACTCTCTCTGTCCTGACGTTCCTGTATCTGTATACAGTCCATCAGCAAATCCTGTGGTTGAGCCTCCGCCTACTTTCGTAGGAATCATGATGCCCAGGTTCGGATCTGTTGTTTCTTCTGTGATATATTTCCAGGATGCCGCTGTATAGGCCACCTGTGCGATAGCCTTTTTATAATTTGCCCGCACTGTCGCAATGTTGCTGGACAGTGTGCTGGCGTCCTCGCATACATAGACATCTCTGGCCGGATTCCCGTCCGCACCGGTAACAATATCCATGACAACATTCCCCAGAACCTCATAGGCTCCGATACAGGTCTC
This genomic interval carries:
- a CDS encoding reverse transcriptase domain-containing protein, which codes for MSRKPETPVSRNEDSQLKRYCKNIRLDKDWIMACMLECFSDKWKRRDVAGFLAGYQTGQPLSVRAVSRLIQEKRSNADPLLERAAEDLAREIKERDVHFPEIHYSMRYDGNSGKLREIGVESIKQQIYNYVAVNALKELFERKIGKYQCASVPGRGQVYGKNAIERWIRKNPDKTRAGAKADVRHCYPSINTRKLMRFLRKQVKNDDLLYLVETLIASYKQGLSIGSYLSQWLCNYYLSFAYHYAQQKLFKVQKRRGQEKRTRLFYKIIFYMDDILILGPRKVDVKKAMLMLIRFFREELGLEIKPNWKLFQVDYIGKDGKHHGDCIDMMGYKIYRDRTEVRRSIFLRARRAYLRLRKQVQRRMEIALDLAYRCISYYGWFKNSDSVHFKKKYGIEQLMKYAKRRVSIESKIHNRTAGGQLAAA
- a CDS encoding IS30 family transposase, which gives rise to MANQKGSRQLKHSDRIRLEALYNAGHKVAEIAEILHVHRSTIYNELKRGRYEHLNSDYTTEMRYSSDLAQRKCDENLKVRGTQLKIGNDIKLANYIENKIINEDYSPDAIIGELTASGRWSEFQTKICTTTVYSYIDKGIFLRVTNKNLPVKKNRKRKYNKVKKQKRAEAGESIENRPEIINSREEFGHWEMDSVLGCRGKSKNTLLTLTERKTRAEIIFKLNNHSAEEVVAAVDRLEKRWGELFKTVFKSITVDNGTEFAYCEELERSAIGAGKRTKMYYCHPYSSWERGTNEVTNKMVRRKVPKGTNFDDRTAEDIQEVENWINQYPRRIHGYKSAAEMFEEELQRIS
- a CDS encoding SHOCT domain-containing protein; this encodes MDLFTKADKQKEFPDSNTVLIHLKSNGKFNVTIHDNFLTVEPRGFTNAVNKGLIGQKTYDLNNVSGVQYKKPGFTTGYLQIVLIGGRDARNGVSGAVKDENSITFSKKEDHLILEIKEYIENYIHERSAGSATASNLDEIRKLKELLDIGAITDEEFEAKKAQLLSI
- a CDS encoding phage holin family protein; translated protein: MMKEQLCTTVGMVGGFIAALLGGWDTGLQTLMILIGIDYLTGLIVAGVFHKSTKTKNGALESKAGFKGLCRKAVILLIVLMAYRFDMLIHVNYIRDAVIIGFISNEAISIVENAGLMGIPMPPQITKAIEILTKKSEEEHGNEEN
- a CDS encoding helix-turn-helix domain-containing protein, with the protein product MDMERKEADKMTIEEARKQKGMSRREVSEWLEIPYRTLSNWETGVRSCPHYIEKLIVDKIIQGK
- a CDS encoding helix-turn-helix domain-containing protein, coding for MKIYAYKGKDNLCGERIRLARAKNRITQSDLAARMQVAGVAIERDSISRIERGTRIVTDYELKIFSKALGVSMEWLTDESGTL